In Dehalococcoidia bacterium, a genomic segment contains:
- a CDS encoding mechanosensitive ion channel yields MALAILVLVLIIAAFASVIIFTQASVYLSVIAVGLALALQKYVASYFSYFVINLSKLFSPGDRIRIGNVKGDVKKIGVFHFTLDEVGEDEKLGGELTGRTLHIPNLIVLDQPVLNYSKTYSVKDKPIKCNLIFDEVRIPITTQSDLRQAVQLLGDIITEEDQGHLAQAKLTFGPDYPNFVREAEDGPRIILHVESQRVWLKGKFVTPYETRNQMKTQIYLRFIERTRQEPNIHLA; encoded by the coding sequence GTGGCCCTCGCTATTCTGGTGCTGGTCCTTATCATTGCGGCCTTCGCGTCAGTCATCATCTTCACTCAGGCCTCGGTGTACCTGTCGGTTATCGCCGTCGGTCTCGCTCTGGCCCTTCAGAAGTACGTGGCGAGCTACTTCAGCTACTTCGTCATCAACCTCTCCAAGCTATTTTCCCCAGGCGACCGCATCCGCATCGGGAATGTCAAGGGGGACGTGAAGAAGATAGGCGTGTTCCATTTCACGTTGGATGAGGTTGGGGAGGACGAGAAGCTTGGAGGCGAGCTCACCGGGCGCACGCTCCACATCCCCAACCTCATTGTGCTGGACCAGCCCGTCCTCAACTACTCCAAGACGTACTCGGTGAAGGACAAACCCATCAAGTGCAACCTGATATTCGACGAAGTGCGTATCCCCATCACCACGCAGAGCGACCTGCGCCAGGCCGTCCAACTCCTGGGCGACATCATCACTGAAGAGGATCAGGGCCACCTTGCACAGGCCAAGCTGACCTTTGGGCCTGACTATCCGAACTTCGTGCGGGAGGCGGAGGATGGGCCGCGCATCATTCTCCACGTGGAATCGCAGCGGGTCTGGCTCAAGGGCAAGTTCGTGACGCCCTACGAGACCAGGAACCAGATGAAGACCCAGATATACCTGCGGTTCATCGAGCGGACCCGTCAGGAGCCCAACATTCATCTGGCCTAG